From the genome of Miscanthus floridulus cultivar M001 chromosome 10, ASM1932011v1, whole genome shotgun sequence, one region includes:
- the LOC136487920 gene encoding uncharacterized protein — MVPGASASSPVLPGGGGGGATPGSAVAHLEAEADKPEERALGKRAVSPVGSMAAVEQVAVGATKLPPQRTEGASGSIKDQPALMNTEAMALPPPPPAPTRVVVPKQLQPRSSRKRPAEVPTLAPLKELKVNPGSTAHWVAEAQAALQHVVASARADPKELATQGGAAEAALTQVAEGVPPPRDDEAHGSDAAEAPLAAETAGIEVPGVSPAGTTEVAAPRTIEAAAVDTEALATTEATMAEAGAPRDHRGHEGGGRSPQDHRGHDGGGRSPWDHRG, encoded by the exons ATGGTGCCCGGGGCTTCGGCTAGTAGCCCGgtgctcccaggaggaggaggaggaggagccaccccGGGGTCGGCAGTTGCCCACCTTGAGGCTGAGGCCGACAAGCCCGAGGAGCGGGCATTAGgcaagcgtgccgtcagcccggtgggctcgatggcagcggtggagcaggtggcggtgggggcgacgaaactgcccccgcagaggaccgagggggcgtcgGGGTCCATCAAGGACCAACCGGCGCTGATGAACACGGAGGCCATGGctctaccgccgccaccgcctgcaCCGACAAGGGTCGTCGTGCCGAAGCAgttgcagccccgctcgag CCGAAAGCGgcctgcggaggtgcctaccttggcgcccctaaaagagctcaaggttaaccccggctccaccgcccactgggtggcagaggcaCAAGCCGCCCTGCAACATGTCGtggcatcggcgagggccgacccaaaggagctagccacccaaggaggggctgccgaggcggccctGACACAGGTGGCGGAGGGAGTGCCCCCACCTCGCGATGACGAGGCCCATGGGTCGGATGCGGCCGAGGCTCCCTTGGCCGCCGAGACCGCTGGGATCGAGGTCCCGGGGGTTTCACCGGCTGGGACGACGGAGGTCGCGGCACCTaggaccatcgaggccgctgCGGTGGACACCGAAGCCCTTGcaaccaccgaggccacgatggcggaggccggagccccccgggaccaccgaggccacgagggcggaggccggagcccccaggaccaccgaggccatgatggcggaggtcggagcccctgggaccaccgaggctga